Proteins encoded within one genomic window of Fusarium musae strain F31 chromosome 4, whole genome shotgun sequence:
- a CDS encoding hypothetical protein (MEROPS:MER0078639) translates to MVPMIFFTALALAGFSTAKFVKVEDTSVLPVGWEKIDQAVDPSHTLRLSIALRQPDIDNLKTSLRRRDCTSGKYTQNHLTQKEALALRDPDQKDVGQVLGWLKSKGVAAKATPDKDWIHVKTTVKAAEELLDTKIGFYKFEDQKPVLRTNQYSVPESVANAVNFIHPIANFMRPKKELTTPDPALTPSMLKTIQLEKRATPCSRAVTPDCLREQYNISYPAYNGSSQIRFGIAGFLEENANYEDSNDFLRIYAKPLYEARYNFSVQLINGANNSQELFDSGNEAALDVQYGMALGYPTNITYYLADGRGPTLDGDGEELPEEYNDNEPYLEFLDYLLDLSDDEIPHVLSVSYGDNEVSVPRKYAERVCSLFGLLTARGTTIVAASGDGGAKGASNSTCRTNDGSDKDVTMSVFPATCPWVTSVGGVTSGVEPFEGAEFSGGGFSQYFPREKWQDSSIKSYVKALDGHLDGHYNASNRGVPDISISATSFITRLKGQAVGLRGTSASAPVVAAMLALVNDARVRKGKEVLGWLNEVLYSEEVQAALQDVTKGESRSCDFSRSGSPGGWPAAKGWDAITGLGVPSDFQKLFDVLVDI, encoded by the coding sequence ATGGTTCCTATGATATTCTTTACAGCCTTGGCCCTGGCTGGCTTCAGTACGGCCAAATTCGTCAAAGTTGAAGACACTTCTGTCCTTCCAGTCGGATGGGAAAAGATCGACCAGGCTGTCGATCCTAGCCATACGTTGCGGCTCTCTATCGCTTTGCGACAGCCTGATATCGACAACCTGAAGACGAGCCTACGAAGACGCGATTGTACATCTGGGAAATACACACAGAACCACCTCACTCAAAAAGAGGCACTCGCCCTCCGAGATCCGGATCAAAAAGATGTCGGCCAGGTACTGGGATGGTTGAAGAGTAAAGGAGTCGCAGCAAAGGCAACGCCAGACAAGGATTGGATTCATGTCAAGACAACTGTCAAGGCTGCGGAAGAACTCCTCGATACCAAGATTGGATTCTACAAGTTTGAGGACCAGAAGCCTGTTCTCCGAACAAATCAATATTCGGTACCTGAGTCTGTTGCCAATGCCGTCAACTTCATCCACCCGATTGCCAACTTCATGCGACCCAAGAAGGAACTCACCACTCCCGATCCAGCTCTGACACCAAGCATGCTTAAAACCATACAGCTCGAGAAGCGTGCCACTCCTTGCAGTCGCGCTGTCACCCCCGACTGTCTCCGTGAGCAATACAACATTAGCTACCCTGCTTATAATGGTAGCTCTCAAATTCGCTTCGGTATTGCCGGTTTTCTGGAGGAGAACGCCAACTACGAGGACAGCAACGACTTTCTCAGAATATATGCAAAGCCCCTTTACGAAGCCCGTTACAACTTCTCGGTCCAGTTGATCAACGGTGCCAACAACTCGCAAGAACTTTTCGACTCAGGAAACGAGGCGGCTCTTGATGTTCAGTATGGTATGGCCCTCGGATATCCGACCAATATCACTTACTATCTTGCCGATGGTCGTGGGCCTACCTTGGACGGCGATGGTGAAGAACTGCCCGAGGAGTACAACGACAATGAGCCCTATCTCGAATTCCTCGATTaccttcttgacctctctGATGACGAGATACCTCATGTCCTCTCCGTCTCTTACGGCGACAACGAAGTCTCAGTTCCCCGCAAGTACGCCGAGCGTGTTTGCTCCTTGTTCGGTCTTCTGACAGCGCGTGGTACAACCATCGTAGCAGCCTCTGGTGATGGAGGTGCAAAGGGAGCAAGCAACTCAACCTGTCGAACCAATGACGGTAGCGACAAGGACGTTACCATGTCTGTATTCCCCGCAACTTGTCCATGGGTCACAAGCGTTGGCGGCGTCACTTCTGGGGTTGAGCCCTTTGAAGGTGCTGAGTTCAGTGGAGGCGGTTTCTCTCAGTACTTCCCTCGTGAGAAGTGGCAGGATTCTTCCATCAAGAGCTATgtcaaggctcttgatggACATCTCGACGGCCATTATAACGCCAGCAACCGAGGAGTACCTGACATCTCTATTTCAGCCACAAGTTTCATCACTCGCTTGAAAGGTCAGGCAGTTGGTCTTAGAGGCACCAGCGCAAGTGCGCCTGTCGTCGCAGCTATGCTTGCGCTCGTCAACGACGCACGTGTCCGGAAAGGCAAAGAAGTGCTGGGATGGCTTAATGAGGTTCTATATTCGGAGGAGGTGCAAGCAGCTCTCCAGGATGTTACCAAAGGAGAGAGCCGATCGTGCGATTTCAGTAGGAGTGGCAGCCCAGGAGGCTGGCCGGCAGCAAAGGGCTGGGATGCGATCACAGGCCTGGGGGTTCCATCTGACTTCCAGAAGCTATTTGACGTGTTGGTCGATATCTGA